A genomic stretch from Eptesicus fuscus isolate TK198812 chromosome 15, DD_ASM_mEF_20220401, whole genome shotgun sequence includes:
- the NDUFA8 gene encoding NADH dehydrogenase [ubiquinone] 1 alpha subcomplex subunit 8 has product MPGIVELPTLEDLKVEEVKVSSAVLKAAAHHYGAQCDKPNKEFMLCRWEEKDPRRCLEEGKLVNQCALEFFRQIKRHCAEPFTEYWTCIDYSGLQLFRRCRKQQAKFDECVLDKLGWVRPDLGELSKVTKVKTDRPLPENPYHSRPRPEPNPPIEGDLKPAKHGSRFYFWTM; this is encoded by the exons GTGAAAGTCAGTTCAGCTGTGCTTAAAGCTGCGGCCCATCACTATGGCGCTCAGTGCGACAAGCCCAACAAGGAGTTCATGCTGTGCCGCTGGGAAGAGAAAGACCCGCGGCGGTGTTTAGAGGAAGGCAAGCTTGTCAACCAGTGTGCTCTGGAGTTCTTCAG GCAGATAAAGCGTCACTGTGCAGAACCTTTTACAGAATACTGGACCTGCATTGATTATAGCGGCCTGCAGCTATTCCGTCGCTGTCGCAAACAGCAGGCAAAGTTTGACGAGTGTGTGCTGGACAAGCTGGGCTGGGTGCGACCTGACCTGGGAGAGCTGTCCAAG GTCACCAAAGTGAAAACAGATCGACCTTTACCGGAGAATCCCTATCACTCAAGACCGAGACCAGAGCCCAACCCTCCGATAGAAGGAGATCTGAAGCCTGCCAAACATGGCAGCCGCTTTTATTTCTGGACCATGTAA